The Neurospora crassa OR74A linkage group I, whole genome shotgun sequence genome segment aaaaaaaaaaaaaaaaggtaaataGACTATACTACAAGATGAGCTTACGCGGGTAACATCTACAATACAGACGGGATCGCGGGTAAGGACATGAGATATCTATACGGCAATCCTGGTGTTCTGTTTGGTGGGCTCGTAGGGTGAAGCTCGGGGCAATTCGGACATTTGCAGGAGCCGAGATCCCAAAACATGATCTCAAACCTGGCAACTTGGCTCGAGCCTGACTTCATCTGCTTCCACCTTGCCGTCGTGGGTTGAGGTTTGGTACTACCTAACATTGTGGACCATTAGTGGAGAAGGCCGTCATCCCGTCATCAAATTTGATTGGATCCATGTCGTCCCCCCCAATTCCACTCTCTTGACTCTCcaacttcttttttccccatTCCGGGAGGGGACTTGCAAGACACTCAGCAGCCACGCCGTCCCCGATCTCATCAGTTGCACCCCTCAGCTAAGCGCCCACCATCTTGCCGCGGAGCCTGGCTATTTAGTTCCAGTACCAGGACGATCTGGGAACAGCATCGCGACATCGCGAGATGAGGTGCGCAGGCTCGGCCAATTCTCACCACATGGGACATTACCATTGCCGATTCGTGATTCGCGGTATAAAAGGTATGGAGAAGTTAGCTCATGACTAGTctcgtcaccaccacaaccgtCTTTTCCTCGGATCCCAGCCGAAGCTCGAGATACTATAACTCTTGCCCTTTCTGGAAAAATACATCCGAGCGCGTTCGCGTTcgttcctctctctctctctctcgcgcGCGCGCAAGCTCTTAACCATCGCAACTCGAGCTCCGGTTCTTATCCTATGTGCTACTTGCTCGTCCAATTCCTCGATCGCCGATGCATACAGATTCCCGTCTTTAGTCTCCACCCATCGAAAGGCATGGAGCTACCTCGACGAGGAACTCTGCAACCTGCATTGCCATGCCGTTAACGAATCAACGtaatatcatcatcatccctgTCGCAAGCCAGGCCTTTTAGGAGTCAACGTCTTTTACGTCCCTGGTCCGTTCGTTAAGCCTTACATACGCTGGCAACTCTCAATATTCACGCATATCTCCAGCTTCACTTCCTTGTACCTTTCCTTTGGACGACATACCTACCGTCCGACCGAAAGCAATTCTTTGTGCCGCCGcctcgtcttcatcgccCGGTCGTCATCCTTGCTCCCCAGCACAGCATGTCAGTGCGCGTTGACGGGATCGTTTCCAGAGTATACCGTACGGTGCGCGGTATTTGAACACAGGCCGTGACGGCTGCCTTGAGACATGGATCCaatggaaggaggaggcaaTCCAAGCGCAAGTGGGAGCCGTCCGGTCCTTCCTGCGACATCGCCCGCTCCCTCCACAACGGCCGGAGGAAACCGTCCTGCCTCTGCTTCCGCTTCTCAGCCCAcgccctccacctcttcctccggccCGCCCACCGGTCCGCCCTCGGGGGGTCCGCCCACCAGCCAAACCGTCTCGAAACGCAAGCGAGGATTGGGACTTGTCACTCCAACGGCTTGCACCGAGTGCCGCAAGAAGCGCGCAAAGGTGTGTTAGTTGGCTGGGAACTCCTTTGAGTCCTGgtctccctttcccttccactACCTGGGATGTCCCTTAATGGTCGTAGCTAATCTCCTCGATTGTTATACAGTGCGACGGCGAGAAGCCTTGTGCTCGATGTAAATATCAGAACACCGAATGTGTCTACGAAGTCCCTGTCCGTCAGTCCAAGGACACACTGAGAAACGAGATCGAACAGCTGAGGCGCGAGCAACGGAACAACGAGCATGTGATAAACGCCCTCAGGCGCACGGATAAATGGGACGGGGTTTTACAGCGCTTGCGCAACGGCCAGAGCATCGATATGATATCCTCGTGGCTGGAGGGGACGCTTCCCTCGGGCGGTGGCACACTTCCTTCCATCGATCGACTAGTCGGGTCAGCTCCTGGTGCCTTTAATTTCTCGGGCGACCCAGCTGGGTCTTATGGCGGCGCTATTCCAGGTTTGGCTCCCATCAGCCGATTTCCAGGTCAAGGGCTGCCAGGCCAGCACCCTACTACGGGTCCGCATCAGCTGGCTGAGTTTCAACCAAGCCAGTACCAACTGGTACAAGGCCATCCAGGTCAATTTCCGCGGGCTATCAGGCATGATCCCGAGCCTCATAGTCTCTGGAATGGCCAGTTCTCCTCTCATTCTCAGACGGTGCGTGGCAACTCGCAGGCAAAGGCCATGAGCTGGACTTCAGAAAATGGGCAGCAATCGCAGTCAAGAGCGGAATCGTGGGCGGAAACTCGGGCTGGCGTCAACTCAGAAAACCAGAGATTCCGCGGTCTTGACCAAGTACTTGCTACCGAGGCACTGCATTCGCGGGCACCGCCTACTACATGGACGACCATCACTTCGGATGACGGTCTTGTTCAACATCTGCTGGCGCTGTACTTTTGCTGGGAGTACCCTACATTTGCGTCTCTCAGCAAAGAACACTTCCTCAAGGACTTTATGGACGGGCGACCTCGCTTTTGCTCGTCCCTATTAGTGAATGCGCTTCTGGCGTTGGGTTGCCGGTTTTCCAGCCAGCCTAGTACTCGCGCGAACCCGAACGACCCGTATTCGTCGGGTGATCACTTCTTCAAGGAATGCCAGCGACTATTTTATCAAGAAGAAAACCATCACACGCTAACTACCATTCAAGCCTTGGGTATAATGTCCATCAGAGAGGCAAGTTGTGGTCGTGATTCTGAGAGTTGGTACTACGCCGGACAGAGTATCCGACTGGCGATAGAGATGGGACTGCATCGGGTTCAAGATGACGGCAAGGATTGTGACGAAAGTGCGGTTCAAGCAGCCACATTCTGGGGTGCATTTGCGCTCGACCAGTGAGTCCAGTACATTCCGCCGAAATGGCACGCGGCGTTTATCTAATGGTGAAATGTGATAGTGCTTGGTCGTTGGCCACCGGCTCGCTCCCCCAGTGCTCGTGCTTCCCACAGCTGCCTCCGAAGCCCGCTATCATCGATGACATTGAGGCCTCGCTCTGGATACCCTACACAGACGATGGTAAGAATTTATCATTTTTGGAGGTCGTGCTTGGAGGTAAGCTGATGAGCGGTACAGGCGCTCCTCTACACCAATCGTGCGAACAACCGTCTAATGTTCGATCGGTGTACAAATGCTTCTGTGAATTAAGCGAGCTAGTTCACCAATCATTATTCATCCTTCACTCCCCTGGCCGGCCGCTTACGAGCAGAGATCTGCTCAAGATATATACACAGTATCTGAACTGGTATGATAGGATACCAGAGGTGTTGCGACTTGGCCATAACTTCACTCCCGCTGTGTTGTTCGCGCAGTAAGTTTATAGATCTCTGGCCCGTTGCAAGATTTGAGAGGCGTTTCTAATACTGGACATAGCATGTATTACCATTTTGCCATTCTTCTCCTGTTCCGGCCGTTGATCAAACTTCGCATTGTTGGATCGAGCATTTCTCCGCGTGATGTGTGTGTACAGGCAGCCGATGCCATATTGGGGCTTGTGCGCTCGTACTCGCAATTGTACACGTTAAGACGGACGCCATCATTTGTCCCTTACTTTGTGCTCACGTCCTCCATCATGCACCTGGCGATTGGGGCCACGTCCTCAGCAACGCCCGACCCCGCTGGAGGCATAGGTCAAGCGGAACCCAATGACCATGGCCATCCGAGGTTTGATCCTCGCGTTGGCGAAGCCATAAGTCGAGGAATTGCCGATCTTACGGAGATGGCACCATGTCACCACTTCGCCGAACAAGCGCTCAATATACTCAAGTACCTGGCCAAGAAGTGGAATATTGATGTGGACATCAAGACGATAGGTGGAGAGGACGGGCAGCAACGTGTCAGGGTCGACCGCTATCAAACCACTCGACCGGTTACAAACAGCCTCAATTTCTTCGTTCCCGAAGTTACCGAGGAAGACTTCAACTGCAAATGGGGAGAGGGGGTAGAATCAGGACACGGTTCAGCGACCAGAGTGGAAATTCAGCCAGGAGATGTTAAGCATACGGCCAGCGCTACGGAAAATCCCCTGTTCTGGCCGTTTCCGATGCAAGGACGTCCGATGCTGGCAACGGGCCCCGAACTGCTGAAGACTGGCTTTGAGCTTATCTAGCGTGATACAGATCACCCACCGGCTGTGGATAAGCCTAAAGACTGTTGGCCGAGTTGCTTGCCGGCAGTGATGCGGGGAATATTGCTGAAGGGTAATAAGCGGCTGGGGAAGAATGCCTCGGAATCCGGCCAGTCGAGCAAAGCATTTGGCCAACCACCCGATGGCGCACATCACAGCGTTCCGGAGGCTGTATTTTGTTTCAAGTGTTTCGTTTATACTGCAGCCTATCACGGATCTTTTATAGGCCATATTTTGGCATGCACCGAGGAGCTCAATAGGAAAGGGAGcaagggcgagaagaagtGAGGCTCAGCGTTTGAGCGGCGAAGTCGGAAAGATGTGATGTATCACGACTGCGAAGGAAGCAACGATTTCTGGGGTGGTTGGAGCACGACACTTGCATTAAAGACTAGAAGCTACCGATGAGTGGTAGTTATGTGGTGCAATTGCATAAGGGGGCAACAAAAGCAACAAAGGCGAGTGGAATTCATCGACTGTACAAATTTGCGCCATGTCAAAAGACGGGGAGTTTGAGGTTAGGGCAGGACATTATGGCTCTTGGGGCGTGCTATAAGTCTGGGAGTGTGTTTTGTGTTACTGGGTTACCATTCGATACCCCTATGTCGTCTGAGGCATACGAACAATCTCTTTTCATTTCTGAAAGGAGGGAAAATAAAGCGAAATAAAAATAACAAAGCAGTAGATCATCATAGCTAGAAAGGGTACTCGGAGACGAATATGTTTTAACCGCTGTGCATGTGCGATGCGGTGATCAGGGTTGCATGCACTATATCAATGTGCAAGGCAGCGCGTTTACCGCCGCTTCTGGAGGTTTGACAACTTCCATTTCGAGATTCATCAACATCCTGCCCGAATCAAACATCGATATCGACTAGTATGTATTCTATCCACTTCGTTCGGCGGCGATGTTGCACATTCTCAACCCCAGGGACCGACGAGACGGTGACAGCCAAGGTCGCATCagagaaaggaaacaaaCAATCAGCCAACAGGATCTCGGAACCTCTCAGGGGCGTTGTTCCGGCTTGTTCATTGGTCGCCCACCGGAGCCACCCACAGTAGCCCATGCTGCAGGCGAGCGAGGCGAGGAAGGGGTTCATCGGCTTTTCTTGGGTGCCTTTGGGTGTTTCGAAACAGCTGACGCCTTGTTTCGGATGCTACCTCGCTGACCAGTCACAGCGCAAAGAGGCGCTTCTCCGTCCCCAGGGTTGGAACCCTTGCCGAACTTGTCCCCCATGTTCTGCAATCCAATCTTCAACCCTTTCATTCCCGTCCGTCTGGATCGACTTTGCCTGTCTTCGGCTTCTGACTGACCAGTCAAGATGCGACGCCTCTCGACGCCTTGTTAACATGATACATGCACGGGCATCAGAATGATCTGTATACTTTATGAGGACGGCAGGTCCTCTGTTCATCACCTCGAATCCGCAGCAAGGCTCTAACTCGACGTGGTGAGACTGACGATAATCGTCAGCTGTTCGACCCGTTTTCCCGTTTTCACAACCTTGAACGAGTGCAGCATTCAGTTCCCGTCCGTCATCTTCTTAATTGCTGACCGCCGACGATGAGGCACATTCGAGGTCTCACTTTTCATACAAGCATACTTGCTCCATCTGTCTTTGGCCGGGCTCTCACCCGAGTCGAGCGAGTCATATCATCCAGTGGACGTGAGGTTTATGAGATGGGCCATAGAGAAGAACCCGAAATACGTGAATGGGGCGCGCCGCCGTCTCACATCTTTCCGTCCAGGTCAAGCCTTTAATTCGCTGGACGGTCTCGTGGAGATTGCACCCTCTTTTGCTCCCAAGTCTCTTCGTTTTCGCTACCATCCCTGCCTGGTACACTATCTTCGCCGCAGCGTTCCATCGCTTTCGCGTCCCTCTTATTACTACTCGTGCTACCAACAAGGGGGTATAACCTTTTGTTTTATCCCCTcccatccccttcccttcccgcGCCGCTCGGATGAAGCGCCTGCGCTTGTCTGCCGAACCTTCTTCCTCTAATCTTGTCTCCTACGTATGTACATATGAATGGTGAAGGTACCAGTTTTCACGTTCATGATCGGCAGTCCTGTTTTCACTCCCATAAAACACAGCAAAACGCCATTTTTTATTCAAACGGCGTTTTCTGGCAGGCCCAGCAGTTTAACCATTTAAAGGCAACGGATTTTGATCCCCGTGCATCAACCAACAGTCTAGCTGCGGCCCGACTACATCTTGACACCCTGACTAAATCCGGAATATCGCGCGACGAGCTTTTATCCGCTTTCTTGGagggttataataagggGGTGTGTTGACTCGGCCTGCCCCTAACTCCAGCCAAACAGCCATCGACTAACCATGAATCAGGAGTTCCTTCGAAGACACTGGTGATACACAACAcattcttctcttttctcacCGCAGGAACAGCACGCTTCGACAATCAACGACATGAGCCGTCACAACTCCGTATCGACAACCAGTTCGGGGTCATCAGGAAGGGCCAGCATCTCATCAGAGGCAACCTCAACGAGTTCAGTCTCATCCCAGAACACTTACGACATAAACACTTCGCCTTCAGTCAAAACCACACCATCAGTCCTTGCAGGATTTAAGATCAACAACCAAGGTGCCGCTAAGCCCCAAGGCCCTTACTGGTGCATACCCTGCAATGTCAGTTTCCAGCGCAAGGTCGACTGGCTGAGGCACGAGGACGAATTCCACGACCGACATAAGCGTTACCCCTGCCCGGACTGTAACATCATCTTCTGGGACGCCAACACCTTCAACCAACATCACAAGAACGCACACGGGTGCAGGACCTGCCCTCACGCTGAGCAAGTGGTCCGGTCTACGCAACGGAGGACGGCGTGGGCCTGTGGATTCTGCGGGGCGTTCATGGGCGCCAGTCATCGATTTGTCGACCATGTAGCGAAGCACTACGAAGATAATCACAACAAAGCACACTGGAATCATAGTCTGGTAATCTACGGCCTGCTTCATCAGCCGGTGGTCCACCAAGCATGGAAGGAGTTGTTTGCGCAGTTGTATGGACACATGACACGCGATGAACAGCCCATCTTGGGGTGGGATGCGCAAACGACGGGACACGCTCGGGGGTTCTTGGAGGGGCAGGCTCCGGGGAAGTTGCAGGATCTGCTGGAATTCTTCAAGGGTGGACGAGAGGAGGCGAAACGGCTTGCGAGGTTAAGTCATGATCAGGCTATCATTCGGTCACGTCAGGGAGTGGCTATTACGGCGATCCGGGTACCTGTTCCTAAGCGATCAACGGTATCAACGGAATCACTCAGGCACAAGTCGATActacagcaccagcagcagcagcagcagcagcagttcgATAGACGCAACAGCGCCACTAGCGGCAGCACCGTATTCCCTCaaccccaacaccaccaacaacaggaacaacaccaccaagtACAACCACAACAGGAACCCACATACCAAAAACAACGATCATTCTCTCTCCCCTTTAccactactaccaccaccaccaccatcaccagctTAGCCCAATTCCCCAACCCACCAACAAACAAATACTCCCACCTCCATTCCCACAGCCTTAAATTCTCCCTACCCGTGGGGACCATCTACGAAACCCCCGACGCAGcgtcgacaacaacgacagtCGACTTTTTCAAGAACACACTTGCCGCCACCGCGACTATGACGGCTACGTCTAATAGGCAACACCAACTAGATCTACAagatcaacagcagcagcagcaacaacaacaacaacaacatcgatTTACGATACCTCCTCTTAGTCTTTCCAAGGATGGGTTTTTTGATAATATGGATATCAAGATTTAGGATTGGAGTAGTATCACTTgtatggtggtgatggtggatgaTCGGGCAAATGGGTTTTCGGTGCCGGGGGGTGTTAACAGGGTCGGAGAGTGGAGGTGCTGAGGGATGGTGAGCGTGGATGATGGAAACAAAAGTGG includes the following:
- the vad-6 gene encoding nitrate assimilation regulatory protein nirA gives rise to the protein MDPMEGGGNPSASGSRPVLPATSPAPSTTAGGNRPASASASQPTPSTSSSGPPTGPPSGGPPTSQTVSKRKRGLGLVTPTACTECRKKRAKCDGEKPCARCKYQNTECVYEVPVRQSKDTLRNEIEQLRREQRNNEHVINALRRTDKWDGVLQRLRNGQSIDMISSWLEGTLPSGGGTLPSIDRLVGSAPGAFNFSGDPAGSYGGAIPGLAPISRFPGQGLPGQHPTTGPHQLAEFQPSQYQLVQGHPGQFPRAIRHDPEPHSLWNGQFSSHSQTVRGNSQAKAMSWTSENGQQSQSRAESWAETRAGVNSENQRFRGLDQVLATEALHSRAPPTTWTTITSDDGLVQHLLALYFCWEYPTFASLSKEHFLKDFMDGRPRFCSSLLVNALLALGCRFSSQPSTRANPNDPYSSGDHFFKECQRLFYQEENHHTLTTIQALGIMSIREASCGRDSESWYYAGQSIRLAIEMGLHRVQDDGKDCDESAVQAATFWGAFALDHAWSLATGSLPQCSCFPQLPPKPAIIDDIEASLWIPYTDDGAPLHQSCEQPSNVRSVYKCFCELSELVHQSLFILHSPGRPLTSRDLLKIYTQYLNWYDRIPEVLRLGHNFTPAVLFAHMYYHFAILLLFRPLIKLRIVGSSISPRDVCVQAADAILGLVRSYSQLYTLRRTPSFVPYFVLTSSIMHLAIGATSSATPDPAGGIGQAEPNDHGHPRFDPRVGEAISRGIADLTEMAPCHHFAEQALNILKYLAKKWNIDVDIKTIGGEDGQQRVRVDRYQTTRPVTNSLNFFVPEVTEEDFNCKWGEGVESGHGSATRVEIQPGDVKHTASATENPLFWPFPMQGRPMLATGPELLKTGFELI